Proteins encoded within one genomic window of Chelatococcus sp. HY11:
- a CDS encoding ABC transporter substrate-binding protein: MRGIVRLIIAGVAGGMLLSASASAQEIMIWHDKGEDGLRMIEQMSELYKKEHPNVTIKSLSMPTDQWFSRTIAALNTNTAPDIIFNDNPRIVQIQQTTRKLSDLKPALDQLSADDRKAISPADVAASTYQDRVLQIPFQRTMTGLGVRKSWLAKVGEPYPQTWDDVLRVAKKFQENDPDGNGRKDTFGIAMQAGDPASMINGGINLLVYGNSLPHPFVNDKGDVIIDQPEVAKATIEYLKLFTDYKLVSPETVNHTFTDMYQLIEGGRVGMFRVGNWNVGKWDKSPPAGDYIVGGYPTIGAGPGPGAMVVGSVRGMAVPENAKNKEAAKEFVKFIVSKGAQQISLNNMGGSVRGDLDTSSLTPGLKPFVESSKLQMDDFAAAKFPWYLKLQEAYYKHLINAVNNPPADWNAWIKTTADALRKEQENLQKKG; encoded by the coding sequence ATGAGGGGTATTGTGCGTCTGATAATCGCGGGTGTGGCCGGGGGCATGCTCCTCTCCGCCAGTGCCAGCGCCCAGGAGATCATGATTTGGCATGACAAGGGTGAAGACGGACTGCGCATGATCGAGCAGATGAGCGAGCTCTACAAAAAGGAGCACCCCAACGTTACGATCAAATCGCTGTCCATGCCGACCGATCAATGGTTCAGCCGCACCATTGCCGCGTTGAATACGAATACCGCACCCGATATCATCTTCAATGACAATCCGCGGATTGTGCAGATACAACAGACGACGCGGAAGCTATCCGACCTGAAGCCGGCGCTCGATCAATTGTCAGCTGACGATCGCAAGGCGATCTCGCCAGCCGACGTGGCGGCGTCCACCTACCAGGATCGCGTTCTGCAGATCCCGTTCCAGCGAACGATGACAGGTCTCGGCGTCCGCAAGAGCTGGCTGGCGAAGGTGGGAGAGCCTTACCCGCAGACATGGGATGACGTCCTGCGCGTCGCGAAGAAGTTCCAGGAAAACGATCCCGATGGGAACGGCCGCAAGGATACTTTCGGAATTGCGATGCAGGCCGGCGACCCCGCGTCGATGATCAACGGCGGCATCAACCTGCTCGTCTACGGCAACAGCCTTCCCCATCCTTTCGTCAATGACAAGGGCGATGTAATCATCGATCAGCCGGAAGTCGCCAAGGCCACGATCGAGTATTTGAAGCTTTTTACCGACTATAAGCTCGTGTCGCCAGAAACGGTAAACCATACCTTTACCGATATGTACCAGCTCATCGAAGGCGGCCGTGTCGGGATGTTCCGTGTGGGTAACTGGAATGTCGGCAAGTGGGACAAGTCGCCGCCAGCCGGAGACTATATTGTCGGCGGCTATCCCACGATCGGCGCTGGCCCTGGCCCTGGCGCTATGGTCGTGGGATCGGTCCGCGGCATGGCGGTTCCCGAGAATGCGAAGAACAAGGAAGCCGCGAAGGAATTCGTCAAGTTTATCGTCTCAAAGGGAGCGCAGCAGATATCGCTCAACAACATGGGCGGAAGCGTGCGCGGGGATCTGGATACGAGCAGCCTGACGCCTGGCCTCAAGCCCTTCGTCGAAAGCAGCAAGCTGCAGATGGATGATTTCGCCGCGGCCAAGTTCCCCTGGTATCTCAAGCTCCAGGAGGCCTATTACAAGCATCTCATCAATGCGGTGAACAACCCGCCAGCAGACTGGAACGCCTGGATCAAAACAACGGCTGACGCATTGCGCAAGGAACAGGAGAACCTTCAGAAGAAGGGCTAG
- a CDS encoding TIM barrel protein: MPNSTESSPPYATAFSSLGCPELEIGAVAALARRYGIAMIELRALGGGTDLPAYFSARFGTPEKLRVASADFAVPVAALGTSLRLIGNNKSDLIDFRRYIPWAQALGAPHLRVFDGGRAGDEQEFEQAGETLAWWRAESAALDPPVDIIVETHDSLAEPAALETFVARHPCCKLLWDTHHTWRRSGEAPSRTWARIGEAVVHMHVKDSVAAPDTRHGYRYVPLGAGEFPLSDLQDVLRHSQFSGVVSLEWERLWHPALAPLDAVLPDFGSLLAA; this comes from the coding sequence ATGCCGAACTCCACCGAATCAAGTCCTCCCTATGCCACGGCTTTTTCCTCGCTTGGTTGCCCTGAGCTGGAGATCGGCGCCGTTGCCGCTCTGGCAAGGCGATACGGGATTGCGATGATCGAGCTGCGCGCGCTCGGCGGCGGGACCGATCTGCCAGCCTATTTTTCCGCCCGCTTCGGGACGCCGGAAAAATTGCGCGTCGCGTCGGCGGATTTCGCTGTCCCCGTCGCCGCGCTTGGCACCTCCCTGCGGTTGATCGGGAACAACAAGAGCGATCTCATCGACTTCCGACGGTATATCCCCTGGGCGCAAGCCCTCGGCGCGCCACACTTGCGGGTATTCGACGGCGGGCGGGCTGGCGATGAACAGGAGTTTGAACAGGCGGGCGAGACACTGGCCTGGTGGCGTGCGGAAAGTGCCGCGCTCGATCCCCCGGTCGACATCATCGTCGAGACGCATGACAGCCTGGCTGAGCCGGCCGCGCTTGAGACGTTCGTTGCGCGCCATCCCTGCTGCAAGCTCCTGTGGGATACCCATCACACCTGGAGGCGGAGCGGGGAGGCACCATCCCGAACCTGGGCGCGCATAGGCGAAGCCGTGGTCCACATGCACGTGAAGGACAGCGTCGCCGCGCCGGATACGCGCCACGGCTATCGTTATGTCCCGCTCGGCGCGGGCGAGTTTCCCTTGTCCGATCTCCAGGACGTCCTACGGCATTCGCAGTTCTCGGGGGTCGTGAGCCTGGAGTGGGAGCGCCTGTGGCACCCCGCACTCGCGCCGCTGGATGCGGTGTTGCCAGACTTTGGTTCGTTACTCGCGGCCTGA
- a CDS encoding hydroxyacid dehydrogenase: MHRPIAVRPTLAFAFDPERYAGALDSRDLARLATIADVLDDEPMQTYHDARAARLLAEADILVTGWRAPLLDTTALAMAPRLKLVGHLAATVKQFLSEDVWHRGISVTAAVNAVALPVVEFTLASIVFAAKRAFTQSQQYRQHREISYGGRTTHDCGLLGKTVGILGASRVGMRVIERLRDYDLEVLVYDPYLAREHAIALGAEKVDNLDDMIGRCDILSVHAPITDETINILDARRLALLQNGATLINTARGVLIDHAALVKELLSGRISASLDVTYPEPLPKDSPLFDLPNVFLTPHIAGPQGSERRRMLTAIINDIERYVAGKPLLGDIAMTSLARIG; encoded by the coding sequence ATGCATCGCCCAATCGCCGTCCGCCCAACTCTCGCCTTTGCCTTCGATCCGGAGCGATACGCGGGCGCGCTCGACAGCAGGGATCTCGCGCGCCTCGCCACCATTGCCGATGTCCTTGATGACGAGCCGATGCAGACCTATCACGACGCACGCGCCGCGAGGCTGCTCGCCGAGGCTGACATTCTGGTGACAGGCTGGAGGGCTCCTCTTCTGGACACGACTGCCCTCGCGATGGCCCCCCGCCTCAAGCTCGTTGGCCATCTCGCCGCGACGGTGAAGCAATTTCTCTCCGAGGACGTCTGGCATCGCGGCATAAGTGTTACGGCCGCCGTCAACGCTGTCGCGCTGCCTGTCGTCGAATTCACGCTGGCATCCATCGTATTCGCCGCGAAACGCGCCTTTACGCAATCGCAACAATACAGGCAGCATCGTGAGATAAGCTATGGCGGCCGTACGACGCATGATTGCGGGCTGCTGGGCAAAACCGTCGGCATCCTCGGCGCATCACGCGTCGGCATGCGAGTCATCGAGCGGTTGCGGGACTACGACTTGGAAGTCCTTGTCTATGATCCCTACCTCGCGCGAGAACACGCCATCGCCCTCGGCGCGGAGAAGGTGGACAACCTGGATGATATGATCGGACGTTGCGATATTCTGTCCGTTCATGCACCAATCACCGATGAAACCATCAATATACTCGATGCGCGGCGCCTCGCTTTGCTCCAGAATGGTGCTACGCTGATCAATACCGCGCGGGGTGTACTGATTGATCATGCCGCACTGGTGAAAGAGCTCCTGTCCGGGCGCATTTCCGCGAGCCTCGATGTGACCTATCCGGAGCCACTGCCCAAGGATTCGCCGTTGTTCGATCTTCCCAACGTCTTCCTGACGCCCCATATCGCGGGGCCGCAGGGGAGCGAGCGCAGGCGCATGCTGACCGCCATCATCAACGATATCGAACGCTATGTCGCCGGCAAGCCACTTCTCGGCGACATAGCGATGACGTCCCTGGCGCGGATCGGATGA
- a CDS encoding hydroxyacid dehydrogenase, whose translation MSFAIHTSASNAASNHPLVTILLPPEARSLVLSEAALEKLGGFARVRMTDETSLTEPLMAQLLEGAAVCITGWGTPPLEPYLDACDQLGLVAHCAGSIRRLVPAAAVADGLRVTHAAAAIGDSVAEFTLAQILMALRHGDAFDSGLKSGAGWEMRNRYPGRLLGALTVGIVGGGYVGRSVIRLIRPFGARILVTDPVMSDEAARELGAERVPLDTLIAQSDVVSLHAPLLPETTGMFGAAELARLKDGALLVNMARSPLVDEGALLAELRTGRIRAALDVFNVEPLPMTSPFRDLGGHVHLSPHAAGHTQDGHWRQGDLIVAEVERFTRGEPLRHEITAASYDRMA comes from the coding sequence ATGAGCTTTGCCATCCACACATCCGCGAGCAATGCGGCCAGCAACCATCCCCTCGTCACAATTCTGCTTCCGCCGGAGGCCCGCAGCCTCGTGCTCAGCGAGGCCGCGTTGGAGAAACTGGGAGGCTTCGCGCGGGTGCGGATGACCGATGAGACGTCACTGACCGAGCCGCTCATGGCGCAACTGCTGGAGGGGGCGGCGGTCTGCATCACCGGTTGGGGAACGCCGCCGCTTGAGCCCTATCTCGACGCTTGCGACCAACTGGGTTTGGTCGCGCATTGCGCGGGCAGCATTCGTCGCCTCGTGCCGGCTGCAGCCGTGGCGGACGGACTGCGCGTCACGCATGCGGCGGCGGCCATCGGCGATTCCGTCGCCGAGTTCACCTTGGCGCAGATCCTGATGGCGCTTCGCCATGGAGACGCCTTCGACAGCGGTTTGAAGTCCGGCGCGGGCTGGGAGATGCGGAACCGCTATCCCGGCCGGCTCCTTGGCGCGCTGACCGTCGGCATCGTCGGTGGCGGCTATGTCGGTCGATCCGTCATCCGGCTCATCCGCCCGTTTGGCGCGCGGATCCTCGTCACCGATCCGGTGATGAGCGACGAGGCCGCGCGGGAACTCGGCGCCGAGCGGGTGCCGCTTGATACACTGATCGCGCAAAGCGACGTGGTCTCATTGCACGCGCCGCTCCTGCCCGAAACCACCGGCATGTTTGGAGCGGCCGAACTGGCACGGCTCAAGGATGGCGCGCTCCTCGTCAACATGGCGCGATCGCCGCTGGTCGATGAAGGGGCCCTGCTGGCGGAATTGCGCACCGGACGTATCCGCGCGGCGCTCGACGTGTTCAATGTCGAGCCGTTGCCCATGACGAGCCCGTTCCGCGATCTCGGAGGGCATGTGCACCTGTCGCCCCACGCGGCAGGGCACACGCAGGACGGGCATTGGCGGCAAGGTGATCTCATCGTCGCGGAAGTGGAACGGTTCACGCGGGGCGAACCGCTGCGGCATGAAATTACCGCCGCGAGCTACGACCGCATGGCCTGA
- a CDS encoding TIM barrel protein, whose translation MQHAFFTKPFRDVSAAAMADTVRDLGFGAIDLLIRDGWHVAPATIGTLGDLVRGLRDRGLSVAMVTTDITEAEDPATTAILDHCAASGIDLMRIGYWRYDPAQGYTAIRDRGRRQLASLARLAERAGVRLALQMHGGTIHSSSAQMLALLDGCDPQFMTAFVDPGNQAVQEGREHWQVTFDALAPWISVVGAKNGGWFPGEIDAEGQRRWHADWMPLSDGMVPWHDIIDHLKATGFEGVLSQQSHYRLPYPQLIDISRADHGFVARRLAK comes from the coding sequence ATGCAACACGCATTCTTCACCAAGCCATTTCGCGATGTATCCGCCGCCGCGATGGCTGACACTGTCCGGGATCTCGGCTTCGGCGCGATTGACCTGCTCATTCGGGATGGATGGCACGTGGCGCCGGCCACCATCGGCACGCTGGGCGATCTGGTTCGCGGGCTGCGTGATAGGGGCCTGTCCGTCGCCATGGTGACGACCGATATCACCGAGGCGGAGGATCCGGCGACGACCGCGATCCTCGACCATTGCGCGGCCTCCGGCATCGATCTCATGCGGATCGGCTATTGGCGCTATGATCCCGCACAGGGCTATACCGCCATCCGCGACCGCGGGCGGCGTCAATTGGCTTCACTTGCGCGCCTTGCCGAACGCGCGGGAGTTCGGCTGGCCTTGCAGATGCATGGCGGCACTATCCACAGCTCGAGCGCCCAGATGCTGGCTCTGCTCGATGGCTGCGATCCGCAGTTCATGACGGCCTTCGTCGATCCCGGCAATCAGGCTGTTCAGGAAGGGCGGGAACACTGGCAAGTCACCTTCGATGCGCTGGCGCCATGGATATCGGTCGTCGGAGCCAAGAACGGCGGCTGGTTTCCGGGTGAGATCGATGCGGAGGGGCAGCGGCGTTGGCATGCGGACTGGATGCCGCTCTCCGACGGCATGGTGCCTTGGCACGACATCATCGATCACCTCAAGGCAACCGGCTTCGAGGGCGTGCTCTCCCAGCAGAGCCACTATCGCCTGCCCTACCCGCAGCTCATCGACATCAGCCGTGCCGACCATGGTTTCGTCGCACGACGCCTGGCGAAGTAA
- a CDS encoding glycosyl hydrolase, which translates to MSGTTAIRVDLKSEAEPFRRFWRSTGFSPAELLLEPEMQQTLAYVGGVPRRGIEYLRVHYMLDLVTAERFGRYDWSRLDLALDVILEYRLKPFFELMGNPSYLFTDLNERDQVHHWRDFMAELAQRYRSRFGAEELRSWYFETWNEPDIWWKLGGETGFNNYYDACHEGLRAVEPDITLGGPGVARRIPPIFKSFLAHCDTGENFFTGERGVRLDFISVHEKGARKHAEDLTPNSLAICQHEMMAVDYVRQHHPRFAHLPFINNECDPQIGWHIHHTWHGLPYFAGLAAKIIDQHQRLLIDAEGVDYPVLSNDNGFLGRWGNRTHLAYFGDKDIKAAQSEHLTDIGALEKRIGEPEPFELIKKPALSVMELLAWLGEERLAVSGDPLDPDRDGLGAVATRLSGGDPAILVYNSVDSFRRSGERSVRLTFDNLAPGSYALALFRIEDGRGDPYSVWETLDDLDKPSVEALTAMRAAQEPALSIEQIHVSAASRQATLTLDIALPGVALAVLARRGDESPGAPRDLRLTSYAGLNGAVNTVLFWQSGGADSLELFDVLWSASENGPYRVVNSVALLSTVYLHTVGQEAGFYKVQARDVFGRVSPSSPAAPGIAAAPSAA; encoded by the coding sequence ATGTCCGGCACTACCGCTATCCGCGTTGATCTGAAGAGTGAGGCCGAGCCTTTCCGCCGGTTCTGGCGATCCACGGGTTTTTCCCCGGCCGAACTCCTGCTTGAGCCGGAAATGCAGCAGACGCTTGCCTATGTCGGTGGTGTTCCACGCCGTGGCATCGAGTATCTGCGCGTGCATTACATGCTCGACCTCGTCACGGCTGAACGCTTCGGACGGTATGACTGGTCAAGGCTCGACCTTGCGCTCGATGTCATCCTCGAATACCGCCTCAAGCCTTTTTTCGAGCTCATGGGAAACCCGTCCTATCTTTTCACGGATCTCAACGAACGTGATCAGGTCCACCACTGGCGCGACTTCATGGCCGAGCTCGCGCAACGCTACCGCTCGCGCTTTGGCGCGGAGGAGCTGCGCAGCTGGTATTTCGAAACATGGAACGAGCCGGACATCTGGTGGAAGCTCGGCGGCGAGACTGGCTTCAACAATTATTATGACGCCTGTCACGAGGGCTTGCGCGCCGTTGAGCCAGACATCACGCTCGGCGGGCCCGGCGTCGCCCGGCGTATTCCACCGATTTTCAAGTCTTTCCTGGCCCATTGCGACACGGGCGAGAATTTCTTCACCGGAGAGCGCGGCGTTCGCCTTGATTTTATTTCGGTGCATGAAAAGGGCGCGCGCAAACACGCCGAGGACCTTACGCCGAACTCGCTGGCCATCTGCCAGCATGAGATGATGGCCGTTGACTATGTCAGGCAGCACCATCCCCGCTTCGCCCATCTTCCTTTCATCAATAACGAATGCGATCCCCAGATTGGCTGGCACATTCACCATACGTGGCACGGGTTGCCCTATTTCGCCGGGCTCGCGGCGAAGATCATCGATCAGCATCAGCGTCTCCTTATCGACGCCGAGGGGGTGGACTATCCCGTGCTGAGCAACGACAACGGCTTCCTTGGCCGCTGGGGCAACCGCACCCATCTCGCCTATTTCGGCGACAAGGACATCAAAGCGGCGCAGAGCGAACACCTGACGGACATCGGCGCCCTCGAAAAGCGCATCGGGGAACCCGAGCCCTTCGAACTCATCAAGAAGCCGGCGCTATCGGTGATGGAACTGCTGGCCTGGCTGGGCGAGGAGCGGCTCGCCGTGAGCGGTGATCCGCTTGATCCGGATCGCGATGGACTTGGTGCGGTCGCCACCCGGCTAAGCGGGGGCGATCCCGCGATCCTCGTCTATAACAGCGTGGATTCCTTCCGACGTTCCGGCGAGCGTTCCGTTCGCCTCACCTTCGACAACCTGGCGCCGGGCAGTTACGCCCTGGCACTGTTTCGCATCGAGGACGGGCGCGGGGACCCCTATTCGGTCTGGGAGACGCTTGATGATCTCGACAAGCCGAGCGTCGAAGCGCTCACCGCCATGCGCGCGGCTCAGGAGCCGGCACTTTCGATTGAGCAGATCCACGTGTCCGCCGCGAGCCGGCAGGCCACACTCACGCTGGATATCGCTCTTCCGGGCGTCGCTCTCGCGGTGCTCGCCCGTCGCGGGGACGAAAGCCCCGGCGCGCCGAGAGATCTGAGGCTCACCTCCTATGCGGGCCTCAATGGCGCGGTCAACACCGTGCTGTTCTGGCAGAGCGGTGGGGCGGACAGCCTCGAGCTGTTCGACGTTCTCTGGAGCGCGAGCGAGAACGGGCCTTACCGCGTCGTCAATTCCGTCGCCCTGTTGTCGACGGTCTATCTGCACACCGTCGGGCAGGAAGCCGGCTTCTACAAGGTCCAGGCGCGTGATGTCTTCGGGCGGGTGAGCCCGTCGTCACCGGCAGCGCCTGGCATTGCCGCCGCTCCCTCCGCCGCCTGA
- a CDS encoding 5-deoxy-glucuronate isomerase has protein sequence MPKLIRQHDGADRAILVEDAVLDRVYFNCIRLSPGEIFELRLPRHECVIVLMSGTADILVHGERFAAVGGRADVWSGVADSVYAPLGATIKIEALAVPVEVAIAGGLTEERYSAFRIRPDEVETVEVGSPGTHSRRRILHILGQNGRGRTGHLLVSELYADDGCWSGYPPHKHDTDRGEGETDHQELYHYRFLPPSGFGVQVTYDGEKETCFMTRDRDTVLVDSGYHPTVTSPGHRSYIFTILVGKAHRGLVQYFDPAHLHLTETIPGIQAMRDKFK, from the coding sequence ATGCCTAAGCTTATCCGCCAACACGACGGCGCCGATCGCGCCATCCTCGTCGAGGACGCCGTGCTCGATCGTGTGTACTTCAACTGCATCCGGCTCTCCCCCGGAGAAATATTCGAGCTGCGGCTGCCGCGTCATGAATGCGTCATCGTCCTGATGTCCGGCACGGCCGACATCCTGGTCCATGGAGAGCGCTTCGCGGCCGTCGGCGGCCGCGCGGACGTATGGTCAGGCGTCGCCGATTCCGTCTACGCGCCGCTCGGCGCCACGATAAAAATCGAGGCTTTGGCGGTGCCTGTCGAGGTCGCGATCGCCGGCGGCTTGACCGAGGAACGCTACAGCGCCTTTCGCATTCGGCCCGATGAGGTGGAGACGGTGGAGGTCGGTTCGCCGGGAACCCATAGCCGGCGGCGTATCCTGCATATCCTGGGCCAGAACGGCCGCGGCCGTACCGGCCATCTCCTCGTCAGTGAGCTCTACGCGGATGACGGCTGCTGGTCCGGTTATCCGCCCCACAAACATGATACCGATCGCGGCGAGGGCGAGACCGATCATCAGGAGCTCTATCACTATCGCTTCCTGCCGCCCTCGGGCTTCGGCGTGCAGGTGACCTATGACGGCGAGAAGGAAACCTGCTTCATGACGCGCGATCGCGACACAGTCCTCGTCGACAGCGGCTATCATCCCACTGTCACATCACCTGGTCATCGATCCTACATCTTCACGATCCTGGTCGGAAAAGCGCATCGGGGACTGGTCCAATATTTCGATCCCGCGCATCTCCATCTCACGGAGACGATCCCGGGTATCCAGGCCATGCGGGATAAATTCAAGTAA
- a CDS encoding oligopeptide/dipeptide ABC transporter ATP-binding protein, whose translation MAEALRGEALASEALAGAAGAQTLLELRDVAKVFAPRTTLFGRGKSRPVRAVDGVSFDIMAGETLGVVGESGCGKSTVTRCILGIHAVSSGTIRYRDRDGRMIDLTALSENERLAYCTDLRIVFQDPQASLNPRLPVIDIVGEVLKVNHLLPRSEIEGRVRELLQRVGLRPEYARRYPHAFSGGERQRVGIARALATNPRLVILDEAVSALDVSVRAQTLNLLKDLQQEFGLTYLFVSHDLSVIEYICDRVVVMYVGQIVEIANAAELFARPMHPYTEALLSALPVPDPGFKRRGRRIHLAGEVADPANRPAGCSFHPRCRFATDRCKTETPPLRRLEGRTIACHHAEDLALQGVDMGSSPEVQHA comes from the coding sequence ATGGCTGAAGCACTTCGAGGTGAAGCATTGGCCAGCGAAGCCCTCGCCGGTGCGGCGGGCGCGCAGACCCTGCTGGAATTGCGCGACGTCGCCAAGGTGTTCGCGCCCCGCACGACCCTTTTCGGGCGGGGCAAGAGCCGGCCCGTGCGGGCCGTCGACGGCGTGTCCTTCGACATCATGGCCGGTGAGACGCTCGGGGTGGTCGGGGAATCCGGGTGCGGAAAGTCCACGGTCACCCGCTGCATTCTCGGCATTCACGCGGTTTCGTCCGGCACGATCCGCTATCGCGACCGCGACGGTCGGATGATCGATTTGACGGCTTTGAGTGAGAACGAGCGTCTCGCCTATTGCACCGACCTCAGGATCGTTTTTCAGGATCCGCAGGCCTCCCTCAATCCGCGCCTGCCTGTCATCGACATTGTCGGCGAGGTGCTCAAGGTCAACCATCTCCTGCCGCGCTCCGAGATCGAGGGGCGGGTCCGCGAGCTGTTGCAACGCGTGGGGCTGCGGCCGGAATACGCGCGTCGCTATCCGCATGCCTTTTCCGGCGGAGAGCGGCAACGCGTCGGCATTGCCCGTGCCTTGGCGACCAATCCACGGCTCGTCATACTCGACGAGGCTGTTTCAGCGCTCGACGTCAGCGTTCGCGCGCAGACGCTCAATCTTCTGAAGGACCTGCAGCAGGAGTTCGGCCTCACCTACCTGTTCGTCAGCCATGATCTCAGTGTCATCGAATATATCTGCGACCGCGTCGTGGTGATGTATGTCGGCCAGATCGTGGAAATCGCGAACGCGGCGGAACTCTTCGCGCGTCCGATGCATCCCTATACCGAGGCGCTTCTTTCCGCCCTTCCCGTGCCGGATCCCGGCTTCAAGCGCCGTGGGCGCCGCATTCACCTGGCCGGTGAGGTCGCTGATCCCGCCAATCGCCCCGCCGGTTGCAGCTTCCATCCGCGATGCCGCTTCGCGACAGATCGCTGCAAGACGGAGACCCCGCCCCTGCGCAGGCTCGAAGGCCGCACCATTGCTTGTCATCACGCCGAGGACCTTGCGTTGCAAGGCGTGGATATGGGTTCAAGCCCAGAGGTTCAACATGCCTAA
- a CDS encoding ABC transporter ATP-binding protein, whose product MRLTPIPEAGASQPRATRPAAEPQDRLSQDLLFEVENLKVHFATDDGLVRAVDGVTFGIPRAKTVCIVGESGSGKSITGRSLMNLLPHTARIVDGHVLYHPEPGRTIDIGKLDPRGKPIRALRGKDVSFISQEPMAALSPVHTIGQQMVPVISRHLKLGRREAAERAAAMLARVGIPKPAERLDSYPFEFSGGMRQRVCIALALSCRPKLVIADEPTTALDVTTQANILDLLVELQEESGLSILFITHDLGVVAEVASEVVVMYLGKVVERGSVEEIFYDPRHPYTRALLKSVPRLGAGRDTRLAAIRGMVPSPFDRPKGCDFHPRCDFAIAGVCDVTAPQDVALGGSRSVRCVLPEAIRPPQNVTQNPPAHTQRTLRHG is encoded by the coding sequence ATGCGGCTGACCCCTATTCCTGAGGCGGGCGCGAGCCAGCCACGCGCCACGCGACCGGCGGCCGAACCGCAAGACCGCCTCTCCCAAGACCTCCTCTTCGAGGTGGAGAACCTCAAGGTTCATTTCGCGACGGACGACGGGCTTGTTCGTGCGGTCGATGGTGTCACTTTCGGCATTCCACGCGCAAAAACCGTTTGCATCGTCGGTGAATCCGGTTCCGGCAAATCGATCACCGGGCGCTCGCTGATGAACCTGCTGCCGCATACGGCGCGCATCGTCGATGGTCACGTGCTCTATCATCCCGAGCCCGGGCGGACGATCGACATCGGCAAGCTCGACCCGCGCGGCAAGCCCATCCGTGCCCTGCGTGGCAAGGATGTGTCCTTCATCTCGCAGGAGCCGATGGCGGCGCTCTCTCCAGTCCATACGATCGGCCAGCAGATGGTGCCCGTTATCAGCCGCCATCTCAAGCTCGGCCGCCGGGAAGCCGCCGAGCGGGCCGCCGCGATGCTCGCGCGCGTCGGTATTCCCAAGCCGGCCGAGCGGCTCGACAGCTATCCCTTCGAGTTCTCGGGTGGCATGCGGCAGCGGGTTTGCATCGCGCTCGCCCTCTCCTGCCGACCGAAGCTGGTGATCGCCGACGAGCCGACCACGGCGCTGGATGTCACGACCCAGGCCAATATCCTCGATCTCCTGGTGGAGTTGCAGGAAGAGTCCGGCCTGTCGATTCTCTTCATTACCCATGATCTCGGCGTCGTCGCGGAGGTCGCGAGCGAAGTCGTCGTCATGTATCTCGGCAAGGTCGTCGAACGCGGCAGCGTCGAGGAGATTTTCTACGATCCCCGCCATCCCTATACGCGCGCGCTGCTCAAATCCGTGCCGCGGCTCGGTGCCGGGCGCGATACGCGGCTGGCGGCGATACGCGGGATGGTGCCCTCCCCCTTCGACAGGCCAAAGGGCTGTGATTTCCATCCCCGCTGTGATTTTGCGATCGCCGGTGTCTGTGACGTGACCGCGCCGCAGGACGTGGCGCTCGGCGGCAGTCGGTCTGTCCGTTGCGTCCTGCCCGAGGCCATTCGCCCACCTCAGAACGTGACGCAGAACCCGCCCGCTCACACGCAGAGGACCCTTCGCCATGGCTGA